The following is a genomic window from Gemmatimonadota bacterium.
CGTAGGACGTGCAGTACCTTTGGAACATGGTGCGCCGCGGCGGATCGCGCAAGGGCCAGGGCAGCGCGCCGTGGCAGAGGGCTTCGGTAAAGACGACGGCGTCCCCCGCGTTTATGGGCACGTTGACGACCGTCGGCGGGCCTGAGCGGATGTCGATGAGTTCCGGCCGTTCGAAATAGGTCTTGTGGCTGCCGGGAATGCAAACGAATCCGGCCCCTTCGGGCACGTCAACCAGGGAAATGGCCACGTTGATGAAGGTGGCGAACACTTCGCCGTCCGCGGCCTGGTAGTCGTTGGCCGGGTTCCTCCACGCCCCGGAAGCGCCGTTGTGCAGCGTGATCTCGTCGCTGTCCGGCAGGTTCACTGTGAGGGCCGACAGCAGGTGCTGGGGCCGCTCCCTCGTCAGGGCGAGCACCAGGCGCATGACCGGCAGGTTCAGCACGAGCCGGTCGAATACCGGGTCGGCATACTCGGCGTGGAGAATGGCCCGCGCGGCCGTCGGATTTTCCCTGGGATCCTCATAGGAACAGAGCGGCGGCGGAAGCTCTTCCTCTTCCATCCCGTGCCATTCGTCGCACCGCGCGATCATGTGATCCAGGTCCTCGGACGTGACGACCTGGCGCAGGACGAGATAACCGTGCAGATCGAAAAGCCACTTCTCTCTATCCGAAAGCATGCAACCCGCCCGTCAGTTAACCCGCCCGTCAGTTCACATATGCATTGTGGAACGCGATCCACTTGGGAAGGACTTCCTCGATCACCTCCCGGGGCGGCAGGAACGCGATCCTCAAGTGACTGGTGCCCGGTTGCTGCCCGAATCCCTCGCCGTTGACCGTGACCAGCCCGGTCCGCTCCAGGAGTGCCATGCAGTAGTCGAAGTCGTTCGTTCCTTCCGGCAGCCTGTCCAGCCTGGGGAAGAGGTACATCGCCCCGGTTCGCCCGTAACAGGAAACGCCTTCCATCTGATCGAACCCCGACCTGATCATGACCGCCTTTTCGTGGAGGTCTTCGAGGATCGTCCTGCGCTCATTCGTGAAGCGGCGATAGGGTTCGGCGTTCTCGGGGGGCGGATTGACCAGCAGATACATCATCAACTGGCCGACCGTGTTCGAACAGATGTTCACCGACGCCTGCTTGAGCACGAGATCGGTAAACGACAGTTCGGTGTTCCGAACGCGCGGAGCGTTCCTGATCTCGAGATAGCCGCCCCGATGGCCGCACTCGCCGTAGTAGCCCTTCGAGGTGCTGTGCACGCTGAACAGCGGCACACCGCTTCGTCCCAGCACACGGGCGATGGATACGAACCCCGCGTCCCCACCGTAGACGTTCTCCTGGTAGACCTCGTCGGCGATGATGGCCAGGCCGTTGTCGCCGGCAAAGGCAACCACCTCCCTCACGGTCTCTTCGGTCAGTACCGCGCCGGTCGGGTTGCCCGGGTTGATGACCACGATGGCCTTGACGTCCACGCCGCGCCCGCGTGCGTCATCCAGGGAAGATTCCAGCAGGTCCCGGTCCAGGGCCCAACCCGATTCCTCATCAAGGAAATAGTCGACCTGCACGCCGCCGCATCGCTTGATGGCCGCGGAATACAGCGGATACTGAGGAATGGGGATCATGATGCCGTCCGATGTGTCGTCGATCATCAGGTCGATGACGTACCGCACGCCTTCGCTGGCGCCGTTGGTGATGAATATCTGCTCCGGGTCGGAACGGGGAACGGCGCCGCAGTCCGCATCGTCCGCGCCGTCCCTGCGGTCTATGAAATCCGCCACGGCTTCCCGGATGAACCGCGGGCCGCTGCTGTCCGAGTAGGCGCCCATGCCGGTCTCCACCTGCGACAGGTAGCGTTCACTGAGATCGAGCACGTAATCGGAGAGGAAATCGTCCTGTTCCAGTCCGCCCGGTCCGCCTGGACCGCCCGATCCGCCTGGTCTGCCCGGTCCATCCAGTCCACCCAGGGCGTCGCCGTTAAACAGTGCTTTGAGTCTGCGTTCCCGCTCGATGCGAACGGGATGTTCGACCAGGCTCAGCACTTCCCGGTAAAAGGAGATAGGCTGCTGGCCAAGGGCCTGTGGGTTGCCGAGATTGCACGGGATGATGCGTCTTCCCTGTTGCTTCAGTTCGGCCGCCCGTTGGGGAATCGGTCCGCGCACGGCGTACTCCATTTCGAGTATCCTGCGGTTGACCGTCATGTCCCAGGGCGCTTTGGCGTGCATGGTTCCGGTTCCGATAGGTTGCATTTTCAGGATCACTTAAATTATAGAATCCCGCCTCGTGTTTGTCGATGTATATTTGTCGATGCATAAATGACCGGCCCCGCGATCGCAACCGGCGAATATTCGCTTGACCACCCTTGGGGCACGGGGTAACTTCGCCCTATACCGAAACCTATGCAGACCGTGAATGGTACGCACTTTCCATCTTCGCCTGCAGGCAGACTGCCGCCATACCAGACCGCCCGTCGTATCGCGCCGGCCATGCGGCCGGAATTCAAGCGAATGACCGATGAAGGGCGTGTGCTGGCTTAACGCGGAGTGAGCGCAGGAGATACCCGGGAGGAATCATGATTCGAAGGTCCTTCATACCCATGGCCACGGCCGCCCTGACCGCGGCAGGAATAGCGTTCCTGGCGGTCGCGTGTGCGGACATGGAAGTGGCCGAGCAGACCGCTGACGCCGACGCCGTGATGGCGCCGATGTTCGAGGTGGACCCCCTGTGGCCCAAGCCGCTGCCCAACCACTGGATCCTGGGTTCCGCCATCGGCGTAACCGTCGACGCCAACGACAACATCTGGATCATACACCGCGGAAACGGCAACCCGAGCACGGAACTGGGCGCCGCCCAGGACCCGCCCGTGGCCGAATGCTGCATTCCGGCTCCGCCGGTACTCCA
Proteins encoded in this region:
- a CDS encoding aminotransferase class I/II-fold pyridoxal phosphate-dependent enzyme, encoding MQPIGTGTMHAKAPWDMTVNRRILEMEYAVRGPIPQRAAELKQQGRRIIPCNLGNPQALGQQPISFYREVLSLVEHPVRIERERRLKALFNGDALGGLDGPGRPGGSGGPGGPGGLEQDDFLSDYVLDLSERYLSQVETGMGAYSDSSGPRFIREAVADFIDRRDGADDADCGAVPRSDPEQIFITNGASEGVRYVIDLMIDDTSDGIMIPIPQYPLYSAAIKRCGGVQVDYFLDEESGWALDRDLLESSLDDARGRGVDVKAIVVINPGNPTGAVLTEETVREVVAFAGDNGLAIIADEVYQENVYGGDAGFVSIARVLGRSGVPLFSVHSTSKGYYGECGHRGGYLEIRNAPRVRNTELSFTDLVLKQASVNICSNTVGQLMMYLLVNPPPENAEPYRRFTNERRTILEDLHEKAVMIRSGFDQMEGVSCYGRTGAMYLFPRLDRLPEGTNDFDYCMALLERTGLVTVNGEGFGQQPGTSHLRIAFLPPREVIEEVLPKWIAFHNAYVN
- a CDS encoding phytanoyl-CoA dioxygenase family protein, translating into MLSDREKWLFDLHGYLVLRQVVTSEDLDHMIARCDEWHGMEEEELPPPLCSYEDPRENPTAARAILHAEYADPVFDRLVLNLPVMRLVLALTRERPQHLLSALTVNLPDSDEITLHNGASGAWRNPANDYQAADGEVFATFINVAISLVDVPEGAGFVCIPGSHKTYFERPELIDIRSGPPTVVNVPINAGDAVVFTEALCHGALPWPLRDPPRRTMFQRYCTSYASWTPGAGPIEEYRHLLTDGVCEMKRLGGFQGPKDIVERLLDEMTAWEAAGRPAGWESRLQQNTGSPA